Proteins encoded within one genomic window of Brassica rapa cultivar Chiifu-401-42 chromosome A09, CAAS_Brap_v3.01, whole genome shotgun sequence:
- the LOC103839208 gene encoding WAT1-related protein At5g40210-like produces MEKVSIRKDSSLAKVLGTLLSIVGALVVTLYHGPVLMSLQSDWVIGGGLLALQNILYSFSYLVMAHIMSQYPSTIVVTLVHNVCIVCVCALVTLLVEKDDSKAWMIRFDKTLISLVATGILNSVYYIVHTWAVIYKGPVYLSMFKPLSILIAAASTTIFLSESIYLGILIGGILISVGFYMVLWGKAKEAKVDILGTIESSPSHEAPLLGS; encoded by the exons ATGGAGAAAGTATCGATCAGAAAAGATAGTAGTTTAGCCAAAGTGTTGGGGACACTATTATCTATTGTAGGTGCACTTGTGGTTACTCTGTACCATGGTCCAGTGCTTATGTCTTTACAGTCAGATTGGGTTATTGGAGGTGGCCTTCTTGCTCTTCAGAACATTCTTTACTCCTTCTCTTACCTTGTTATG GCACACATAATGAGTCAATATCCATCTACTATCGTTGTAACGCTCGTACACAATGTTTGCATTGTCTGTGTGTGTGCACTCGTTACTCTTTTGGTTGAGAAGGATGACTCAAAGGCATGGATGATACGATTTGACAAAACCTTGATTAGCCTTGTAGCAACG GGTATTTTGAATTCAGTATACTATATTGTACATACATGGGCAGTGATTTACAAGGGACCCGTGTATTTGTCAATGTTCAAACCATTATCTATATTGATCGCAGCCGCATCAACGACCATTTTCCTCAGCGAGTCCATCTACCTTGGAAT TTTGATAGGAGGAATATTGATATCAGTAGGATTTTACATGGTGTTGTGGGGGAAAGCCAAGGAAGCCAAAGTGGACATATTAGGAACCATTGAGTCGTCTCCTTCACATGAGGCTCCTCTCTTGGGAAGTTAA